The following proteins are encoded in a genomic region of Arachis ipaensis cultivar K30076 chromosome B02, Araip1.1, whole genome shotgun sequence:
- the LOC107627536 gene encoding uncharacterized protein LOC107627536 yields MASQGSQAAHSSGVLGQNSSQGRRRRTICYCRERPVLATSSTAENSGRRFWGCVNYGIGEECGYFVWAVSEQEPQVARLKRKVTTFKGKVTIVERMLTLAVAVALL; encoded by the exons ATGGCTTCGCAGGGCTCCCAGGCGGCGCATAGTAGTGGTGTTTTGGGTCAAAACAGCAGCCAAGGCCGTCGACGGAGAACAATTTGTTATTGTAGGGAGAGGCCAGTGCTTGCAACTTCATCGACGGCAGAGAACTCGGGACGGAGGTTCTGGGGCTGTGTTAACTATGGG ATTGGAGAAGAGTGTGGATACTTTGTGTGGGCAGTGTCAGAGCAAGAGCCACAAGTTGCAAGATTGAAAAGAAAAGTCACAACCTTTAAGGGTAAAGTGACAATAGTTGAGAGGATGTTGACATTGGCAG